One stretch of Alcaligenes faecalis DNA includes these proteins:
- a CDS encoding penicillin G acylase has translation MQKGLVRTGVAAAGLILGLAWAPAHAQVQSVEVMRDSYGVPHVFADSHYGLYYGYGYAVAQDRLFQMDMARRSFVGTTAAVLGPGDQDVYVKYDMQVRQNFTPASIQRQIAALSKDECDIFRGYADGYNAYLEQVRRRPELLPKEYVDFDFQPEPLTDFDVVMIWVGSMANRFSDTNLEVTALAMRQSLEKQHGPERGRALFDELLWVNDTTAPTTVPAPAAERKPQAQAGTQNLAHVSSEVLEAELERQDKHWGGRGPDFAPKASNLWSTRPERVQDGSTVLINGPQFGWYNPAYTYGIGLHGAGFDVVGNTPFAYPIVLFGTNSEIAWGATAGPQDVVDMYQEKLNPARADQYWFNNAWRTMEQRKERIQVRGQADREMTIWRTVHGPVMQFDYDQGAAYSKKRSWDGYEVQSLLAWLNVAKARNWTEFLDQASKMAISINWYYADKHGNIGYVSPAFLPQRPADQDIRVPAKGDGSMEWQGTKSFDAIPKAYNPPQGYLVNWNNKPAPDKTNTDTYYWTYGDRMNELASQYQQKDVFSVQEIWAFNKKASYSDVNWRYFRPHLEKLAQSLPANDGSKAALTTLLAWDGMEHDQAGQNTGPARVLFKTWLEEMYKQVLMPVVPESHRAMYSQTGFATQQGPNPGSINLSMGTKVLLRALALEAHPDPKRVNVFGERSSQEIMHTALQNAQARLSQEQGTQMERWTMPTSVHRFSDKNFTGTPQTTSGNTFAFTGYQNRGTENNRVVFDTQGVEFCDAMPPGQSGFTDRNGVRSPHYEDQLKLYENFECKTMDVTHSDIRRNAQTSTMLLIQPQP, from the coding sequence ATGCAGAAAGGGCTTGTTCGTACAGGGGTTGCGGCCGCTGGTTTGATCTTGGGTTTGGCGTGGGCACCGGCCCACGCGCAGGTGCAGTCGGTAGAGGTGATGCGTGACAGCTATGGCGTGCCGCACGTCTTTGCCGACAGCCACTATGGTTTGTATTACGGCTATGGTTATGCGGTCGCCCAAGACCGGCTGTTCCAGATGGATATGGCGCGTCGCTCCTTTGTAGGCACAACCGCCGCCGTCCTGGGCCCTGGCGATCAGGATGTCTACGTCAAGTACGACATGCAGGTACGGCAGAACTTCACACCCGCTTCCATACAGCGACAGATCGCAGCCTTGTCCAAGGACGAGTGCGACATTTTCCGTGGCTATGCCGATGGCTATAACGCCTATCTGGAGCAGGTGCGCCGTCGTCCAGAGCTGCTGCCCAAAGAATACGTGGATTTTGATTTCCAGCCCGAGCCGCTGACGGACTTTGATGTGGTCATGATCTGGGTGGGCTCCATGGCCAATCGCTTCTCGGACACGAATCTGGAAGTGACCGCCTTGGCCATGCGTCAGTCTCTGGAAAAACAGCACGGCCCGGAACGTGGCCGTGCCTTGTTTGATGAATTGCTGTGGGTCAATGACACGACCGCTCCCACCACCGTTCCGGCACCCGCTGCCGAACGTAAACCACAGGCGCAAGCAGGGACGCAGAATCTGGCCCATGTTTCTTCGGAAGTTCTGGAAGCCGAATTGGAGCGTCAGGACAAGCACTGGGGTGGCCGTGGCCCAGACTTTGCACCCAAGGCCAGCAATCTGTGGAGTACTCGCCCCGAACGTGTTCAGGATGGATCTACGGTCCTGATCAACGGCCCGCAGTTTGGCTGGTACAACCCGGCCTACACCTACGGTATCGGTCTGCACGGTGCGGGCTTTGATGTAGTGGGCAACACGCCTTTTGCTTATCCGATTGTTCTGTTTGGCACCAATAGCGAGATTGCCTGGGGGGCGACAGCTGGTCCTCAGGACGTGGTGGATATGTACCAGGAGAAACTGAATCCGGCGCGTGCTGATCAGTACTGGTTCAACAATGCCTGGCGCACGATGGAGCAACGCAAGGAGCGCATCCAGGTGCGTGGTCAGGCTGATCGTGAAATGACGATCTGGCGCACCGTACACGGTCCTGTGATGCAGTTTGATTACGATCAGGGTGCGGCTTACAGCAAGAAACGCAGCTGGGATGGTTATGAGGTGCAGTCCTTGCTGGCGTGGTTGAACGTTGCCAAGGCACGCAACTGGACGGAGTTTCTGGATCAGGCCAGCAAGATGGCTATTTCCATTAACTGGTACTACGCCGACAAGCACGGCAATATCGGCTATGTCTCGCCTGCTTTCTTGCCCCAGCGTCCTGCCGATCAGGATATCCGCGTGCCAGCTAAAGGGGATGGCAGCATGGAGTGGCAGGGCACCAAGAGCTTCGACGCGATTCCCAAAGCCTACAACCCACCCCAAGGCTATCTGGTTAACTGGAACAACAAGCCTGCGCCGGACAAAACCAATACGGATACTTACTACTGGACCTATGGCGACCGTATGAACGAGCTGGCCAGCCAGTATCAGCAGAAAGACGTGTTCAGCGTGCAGGAGATCTGGGCGTTCAACAAGAAGGCGTCCTATAGCGATGTGAACTGGCGCTATTTCCGTCCGCATCTGGAAAAGCTGGCGCAAAGTCTGCCTGCCAATGATGGTAGCAAGGCTGCGTTGACGACCTTGCTGGCATGGGATGGTATGGAACACGATCAAGCTGGGCAAAATACCGGACCGGCACGGGTGCTGTTCAAAACCTGGCTGGAAGAAATGTACAAGCAGGTCCTGATGCCTGTCGTGCCCGAGTCCCACCGCGCCATGTACAGCCAGACTGGTTTTGCTACCCAGCAAGGCCCCAACCCCGGTTCGATCAACTTGAGCATGGGCACCAAGGTTCTGTTGCGTGCTTTGGCGTTGGAAGCACATCCTGATCCCAAGCGTGTGAATGTCTTTGGTGAGCGTTCTTCTCAGGAAATCATGCACACTGCTTTGCAAAATGCGCAGGCTCGTTTGAGCCAGGAGCAGGGCACTCAGATGGAGCGCTGGACCATGCCGACCTCGGTGCATCGCTTCAGTGACAAGAATTTCACAGGCACCCCGCAGACGACTTCTGGCAATACCTTTGCCTTTACCGGCTATCAGAACCGTGGCACGGAAAACAACCGTGTGGTGTTTGATACCCAGGGCGTGGAGTTCTGCGATGCCATGCCGCCCGGCCAAAGCGGATTCACGGATCGTAATGGCGTACGCAGCCCGCATTACGAGGATCAGTTAAAGCTGTACGAGAACTTCGAGTGCAAGACGATGGATGTGACGCACTCGGACATTCGCCGTAATGCG
- a CDS encoding NAD(P)/FAD-dependent oxidoreductase encodes MLISKPTLLNDVSSAESLLVSNPRLWNWRKDHLNETVAPATYYEASLAPWNRFDPLQADTQCDVLVVGGGLLGASTALHLARSGLDVVLVEKDSIGSAASGRNGGQLTPGLARWEAADMIAHLPLDEARRLWRFASHEAMDLLDQIAQDYELDFDRRRGHLTAAVHAGHMGALVEGADARRYLGDTSVEIVGSYELEQEIRSPLYHGAVVDTLGGQLHPLALLRGLVYGLVQHGGRVYEGSPVEEIEQTEKGALAITPGGTILARQALVLAVHDTTSQFLPTQSNTTVPFYTYVGVTEPLECPVSELLPTDRAVYDTQFQIDYYRAVRQNRLLFGGQGTGTSWSPDRINDYLLDRIQTVFPQLEQVQLDFSWSGISDFTLNGATDSRKTEDAVPVYMVHGWSGHGVAQTVRIGKAISDDVMGRNEDFAMLTDITHRSIPLGHQLSGLAIPVVKAAIGMMSAVNPGRLVSF; translated from the coding sequence ATGCTTATTTCTAAACCCACTCTTTTAAACGATGTTTCCAGTGCAGAGAGCTTGCTGGTCAGTAACCCCCGATTGTGGAACTGGCGAAAAGATCATCTGAACGAAACCGTCGCGCCCGCGACGTATTACGAAGCATCACTTGCTCCCTGGAACCGCTTTGACCCTCTGCAAGCCGACACGCAATGTGATGTGCTGGTCGTGGGTGGTGGTTTGCTGGGTGCCTCTACCGCCTTGCACCTGGCCCGCTCCGGTCTGGATGTGGTGCTGGTGGAAAAAGACAGTATTGGCTCCGCGGCATCAGGCCGTAACGGCGGCCAGTTAACACCAGGCCTGGCCCGTTGGGAGGCCGCAGACATGATTGCCCATCTGCCTTTGGATGAGGCTCGTCGCTTGTGGCGCTTTGCCTCGCATGAAGCCATGGATCTGCTCGATCAGATTGCTCAGGATTACGAGCTGGACTTTGATCGTCGTCGTGGCCATTTGACGGCTGCCGTTCATGCAGGCCATATGGGTGCTTTGGTGGAGGGGGCGGATGCCCGCCGCTACCTGGGTGATACCAGTGTGGAAATTGTGGGTAGCTACGAGCTGGAGCAGGAAATCCGCTCGCCGCTGTATCACGGTGCCGTGGTGGATACCTTGGGTGGTCAACTGCATCCCTTGGCGCTGCTGCGTGGTCTGGTTTACGGCCTGGTTCAGCATGGCGGTCGAGTGTATGAAGGCAGCCCGGTCGAGGAGATCGAGCAGACAGAAAAAGGTGCTTTGGCCATCACCCCCGGTGGCACGATTCTGGCGCGTCAGGCTTTGGTGCTGGCCGTGCATGACACGACCTCGCAGTTCTTGCCTACGCAGTCCAATACCACCGTCCCGTTCTATACCTATGTGGGTGTGACCGAGCCGCTGGAGTGTCCGGTCAGTGAGCTTCTGCCAACAGACCGCGCGGTGTATGACACGCAATTCCAGATCGACTATTACCGTGCCGTGCGTCAAAACCGCTTGTTGTTTGGCGGGCAGGGTACAGGTACCAGTTGGTCCCCTGACCGTATCAATGACTACTTGCTGGATCGTATCCAGACGGTTTTCCCGCAGCTGGAGCAGGTGCAGCTGGACTTTTCCTGGAGCGGGATCAGTGACTTCACCCTGAACGGGGCGACCGACTCGCGCAAAACCGAGGACGCGGTGCCCGTCTACATGGTGCATGGCTGGAGTGGCCACGGCGTGGCGCAAACCGTGCGTATTGGTAAAGCCATTAGTGACGACGTGATGGGTCGTAACGAGGACTTTGCCATGCTGACGGACATCACCCACCGCAGCATTCCTCTGGGCCACCAGTTATCGGGTCTGGCTATCCCTGTGGTCAAGGCCGCGATAGGCATGATGAGCGCGGTAAATCCCGGTCGTCTGGTGTCTTTCTAA
- a CDS encoding TetR/AcrR family transcriptional regulator has protein sequence MAQAPATRTRKLNKDELVMAAVTLMEEAGDSGFSLRKLGERVGCDPMAVLYHFKSKEGLLRAMADYLTGRIQAVDTDLSWTERLYELARQYRELALNHPQTFRQMQRFLNTGKADYLVLEQVYRALRDGGLSDAEIPAACVGWYAALYGLIQGELGGLIRPVTEEELKELEQWPAEDVPMLRQILPRFVHLQSEQVFKMMMELIHDGLIAHAGKAATPATEQ, from the coding sequence TTGGCCCAAGCACCCGCCACGCGCACGCGAAAACTAAATAAGGACGAGCTGGTCATGGCCGCCGTCACCTTGATGGAGGAAGCCGGGGACAGCGGCTTTTCTTTACGCAAACTGGGGGAGCGAGTCGGCTGCGATCCAATGGCCGTGCTCTATCACTTCAAGTCCAAAGAAGGCTTGTTACGTGCAATGGCGGATTATTTAACGGGTCGCATTCAAGCGGTAGACACCGACTTGTCGTGGACAGAGCGACTTTATGAACTGGCCCGGCAGTACCGCGAACTGGCCTTGAACCATCCGCAGACCTTCAGGCAGATGCAGCGGTTTCTGAATACCGGCAAGGCTGACTATCTGGTTCTTGAGCAGGTTTATCGCGCTTTGCGTGATGGCGGCTTGAGCGACGCCGAAATCCCCGCCGCCTGTGTAGGCTGGTACGCCGCCCTCTACGGCTTGATTCAAGGAGAGCTGGGCGGGCTGATACGGCCAGTGACCGAGGAAGAGCTGAAGGAACTGGAACAATGGCCTGCCGAGGACGTGCCCATGTTGCGCCAGATTCTGCCCCGCTTTGTGCACCTGCAATCCGAGCAGGTATTCAAAATGATGATGGAACTGATACACGATGGTTTGATTGCCCATGCGGGGAAAGCGGCGACGCCTGCCACAGAGCAATAA